A window of the Desulfotignum phosphitoxidans DSM 13687 genome harbors these coding sequences:
- a CDS encoding PFL family protein, producing the protein MFEDHEIISTIEMVKNEHLDVRAVTLGINLFDCISHDLDTFRHNIRKKITGHAGALKSVCDAVGDKYGIQVVNKRISISPIALVGAAFSADQMVEIAHELNEIATAVDIDFIGGFSALVEKGMATGDTALINALPRALAETQRVCASVNVATTKAGINMDAVLQMARAIKQAAELTADQDGLACAKLCVFANIPEDMPFMAGAYLGVGVADAVINVGVSGPGVVKRAIERNLENGPMTLGNIAEVIKRTACKVTRVGELIGREVARELDVRFGVVDLSLAPTPTVGDSIGEIFQALGLSHIGVPGSTAALAMLNDAVKKGGAFASSHVGGLSGAFIPVSEDLNIAQAAHQGFLSLEKLEAMTSVCSVGLDMVPVPGDITEECLAGMIADEMAIGMINAKTTATRIIPVPGKKAGDSVYFGGLLGEAKIMAVPHMADASLFVHHGGRIPAPIHSLKN; encoded by the coding sequence ATGTTTGAAGATCATGAAATCATCTCCACCATTGAAATGGTGAAAAACGAACACCTGGATGTCCGGGCCGTGACCTTAGGCATCAACCTGTTTGACTGCATCAGCCACGACCTGGATACGTTCAGGCACAATATCCGGAAAAAAATCACGGGCCATGCCGGTGCTTTGAAATCCGTGTGCGATGCCGTGGGAGACAAATACGGCATCCAGGTGGTGAACAAACGCATCTCCATCAGCCCCATCGCCCTGGTGGGGGCTGCATTTTCCGCCGACCAGATGGTGGAAATCGCCCATGAACTCAATGAGATTGCCACAGCTGTGGACATCGATTTTATCGGCGGATTTTCCGCACTGGTGGAAAAAGGCATGGCAACCGGTGACACAGCCCTGATTAACGCCCTGCCCCGGGCTCTGGCTGAAACCCAGCGAGTGTGCGCATCCGTGAATGTGGCCACCACCAAGGCCGGCATCAACATGGATGCCGTGCTGCAAATGGCCCGGGCCATCAAACAGGCTGCGGAATTGACCGCAGACCAGGACGGCCTGGCCTGTGCCAAACTGTGCGTGTTTGCCAATATACCCGAAGACATGCCGTTCATGGCCGGGGCCTATCTGGGCGTAGGTGTGGCCGATGCCGTGATCAATGTGGGCGTGTCCGGACCCGGCGTGGTCAAACGGGCCATTGAGCGGAACCTGGAAAATGGCCCCATGACCCTGGGCAATATTGCAGAAGTGATCAAACGCACGGCCTGCAAGGTCACCCGGGTGGGAGAACTCATCGGCCGGGAAGTGGCCAGAGAACTGGATGTCCGGTTCGGTGTGGTGGACCTGTCTTTAGCCCCGACCCCGACCGTGGGAGACAGCATCGGAGAGATCTTCCAGGCGTTGGGCCTGAGCCATATCGGGGTGCCCGGTTCCACGGCGGCCCTGGCCATGCTCAATGACGCCGTGAAAAAAGGCGGGGCATTTGCTTCCTCCCATGTGGGGGGCCTGAGCGGGGCGTTCATCCCGGTGAGCGAAGACCTCAACATCGCCCAGGCGGCCCACCAGGGGTTTTTAAGCCTGGAAAAACTGGAAGCCATGACCTCGGTGTGTTCCGTGGGACTGGACATGGTGCCCGTGCCCGGAGACATCACGGAAGAGTGCCTGGCCGGCATGATTGCCGATGAAATGGCCATCGGCATGATCAATGCCAAAACCACAGCCACCCGCATCATCCCCGTGCCGGGCAAGAAAGCCGGGGACAGCGTGTATTTCGGCGGGCTTCTGGGCGAGGCCAAAATCATGGCCGTTCCCCATATGGCGGATGCCAGTTTGTTTGTGCATCACGGGGGCCGGATTCCCGCACCCATCCACAGTCTGAAAAATTAA
- a CDS encoding glycine cleavage system protein R, with amino-acid sequence MNKFIITVLTQDRPGIIAHVTRILFELGCNLENVNQMILQTQFAGLFLVEAPESMDKEHLRQTLTTRSEGRDLVIHVNTLEESHETGMDAHGDIFLITTIGPDRKGLVAGFSDILAAYRANIVNLKAVFKGGIDPRDNVMSYQVWVTPDMDTAAMFADLRKKADELGLDIRIQHKNIFDAINKI; translated from the coding sequence ATGAATAAATTCATCATCACCGTGCTGACCCAGGACCGGCCCGGCATTATCGCCCATGTGACCCGGATTCTGTTCGAGCTGGGCTGCAACCTTGAAAACGTCAATCAGATGATTCTCCAGACCCAGTTTGCCGGCCTGTTTCTGGTGGAAGCCCCGGAAAGTATGGACAAAGAACATTTGAGACAAACCCTGACCACCCGGTCGGAAGGCCGGGATCTGGTGATTCATGTCAATACCCTGGAGGAATCCCATGAAACAGGCATGGATGCGCACGGAGATATCTTTCTGATCACCACCATCGGACCGGACCGGAAAGGTCTGGTGGCCGGATTTTCCGATATTCTGGCCGCATACCGGGCCAATATCGTCAATCTTAAAGCCGTGTTCAAAGGCGGGATAGACCCCAGAGACAATGTCATGTCCTACCAGGTGTGGGTCACTCCGGATATGGATACGGCGGCAATGTTTGCGGATCTGCGCAAAAAAGCGGATGAACTGGGCCTGGATATCCGGATCCAGCATAAAAATATTTTTGATGCCATCAACAAAATATAG
- the rpe gene encoding ribulose-phosphate 3-epimerase, whose translation MAHIAPSILSADFTCLGKELSAVENAGADWIHIDVMDGRFVPNITYGPIIVQACKRVTSLPLDVHLMIEKPEAIIPDFAKAGADYISVHAETCPHLHRTLQQIRELGVKPGVALNPATPLSCIEYIADQLDFVLIMSVNPGFGGQKFIESSIEKIKALSDLLAKKNPFAIIQVDGGINADTIASVARAGASCFVAGSAIFNTPDYNDTIAALRLAAER comes from the coding sequence ATGGCACATATTGCCCCTTCCATATTATCCGCTGATTTCACCTGCCTGGGCAAGGAATTGTCAGCGGTTGAAAATGCCGGCGCCGACTGGATCCACATCGATGTCATGGACGGCCGGTTTGTTCCCAATATCACCTATGGCCCCATTATTGTTCAAGCCTGCAAACGGGTCACATCCCTGCCCTTAGATGTACATCTGATGATTGAAAAACCCGAAGCCATTATTCCTGATTTTGCCAAAGCCGGGGCCGATTATATTTCCGTGCACGCGGAAACCTGCCCGCACCTGCACCGGACCCTTCAGCAGATCCGGGAACTGGGCGTGAAGCCCGGCGTGGCCCTGAACCCGGCCACCCCGCTGTCTTGCATTGAGTATATTGCGGATCAGCTGGATTTTGTGCTGATCATGAGCGTGAATCCCGGATTCGGAGGCCAGAAATTCATTGAATCCAGCATTGAAAAAATCAAAGCCCTGTCCGATCTGCTGGCCAAAAAAAATCCGTTCGCCATCATCCAGGTGGACGGCGGCATCAATGCCGACACCATTGCCTCCGTGGCCCGGGCCGGGGCCAGCTGTTTTGTGGCAGGCTCGGCCATTTTCAACACCCCCGACTACAATGACACCATTGCGGCGTTGCGCCTGGCCGCTGAAAGGTAA
- the rsmB gene encoding 16S rRNA (cytosine(967)-C(5))-methyltransferase RsmB, translating into MTWDTRQAALEILLQTDQKHATLDRALDAVSPNLAHLSQPDKNLCHAIVFGVLRHRNFLDFIIQSFSKIPLTRMDLPVLTVLRMGLFQLRFLDRVPDFAAIDTSVNLIKNRNGKKTAGFVNGVLRNTVRQFHTLNLPDPHTDLLGHITIVHSIPEWLAERWLARYGNEQILELCRTINQVPPLTLRANTLKTTRSELNDILTAAGFDTRLTSLSPHGISVMGSGIRIEALPGFDQGLFAVQDEAAQLVSLMLDPQPHHIVLDACAGLGGKTLHMAQIMGGQGKITAMDTDPGKLALLTAEAHRLGAGEIQTLTLDLMKAGQTDFPQYFDRVLVDAPCTGLGVLRRNPDTKWKRSFQDILRMAGQQKKLLNAAANRVKPGGILLYAVCSGEPEENEHVVTAFLKKRKDYVLEPVMDCFGLPMDRYLTTFPNGMDMDGFFAARLKRLTPETRS; encoded by the coding sequence ATGACCTGGGATACAAGACAGGCAGCCCTGGAAATTCTGCTGCAAACCGACCAAAAACACGCCACCCTGGACCGGGCCCTGGATGCGGTTTCTCCCAACCTGGCCCATTTGTCCCAGCCGGACAAGAACCTGTGCCATGCCATTGTGTTCGGGGTGTTGCGCCACCGCAATTTTCTGGATTTCATTATCCAGTCTTTTTCAAAAATTCCCCTGACCCGCATGGATCTGCCCGTATTGACCGTGCTGCGCATGGGTTTGTTCCAGCTGCGGTTTCTGGACCGGGTTCCGGATTTTGCCGCCATTGACACCAGCGTGAATTTAATCAAAAACCGAAACGGAAAAAAAACGGCCGGATTTGTGAACGGGGTGTTGAGAAACACGGTCCGGCAGTTCCACACACTGAATCTTCCCGACCCGCACACCGATCTTCTGGGCCATATCACCATTGTACATTCCATTCCTGAATGGCTGGCCGAGCGCTGGCTGGCCCGGTATGGAAATGAGCAGATCCTGGAGCTGTGCCGGACCATCAACCAGGTGCCGCCCCTGACCCTGCGGGCCAATACCCTGAAAACCACCCGGTCTGAATTAAACGACATTCTCACAGCTGCGGGTTTTGATACCCGGCTCACCTCTTTGAGCCCCCACGGGATATCGGTCATGGGATCCGGCATCCGCATCGAAGCCCTGCCCGGTTTTGACCAGGGCCTGTTTGCCGTCCAGGATGAAGCGGCCCAGCTGGTCTCGTTGATGCTGGACCCCCAACCCCATCACATTGTGCTGGACGCCTGCGCCGGTCTGGGCGGCAAAACCCTGCACATGGCCCAGATCATGGGCGGCCAGGGGAAAATCACAGCCATGGATACGGATCCTGGCAAACTGGCTTTGCTGACAGCCGAAGCCCACAGGCTCGGAGCAGGAGAGATCCAAACCCTTACCCTGGACCTCATGAAAGCGGGTCAGACCGATTTTCCCCAATATTTTGACCGGGTCCTGGTGGATGCCCCGTGCACGGGCTTAGGCGTGCTGCGCAGAAATCCGGATACCAAATGGAAACGCTCGTTTCAGGATATTCTGCGCATGGCCGGTCAGCAGAAAAAACTGCTCAATGCCGCAGCCAACCGGGTAAAACCCGGCGGGATTCTTTTATATGCCGTATGTTCCGGAGAACCTGAGGAAAACGAACATGTGGTGACGGCATTTTTAAAAAAACGCAAAGATTACGTACTGGAACCGGTCATGGACTGTTTCGGCCTGCCCATGGACCGGTATTTAACCACCTTTCCCAACGGCATGGACATGGATGGGTTTTTTGCAGCCCGGTTGAAACGCCTCACCCCGGAAACCCGTTCATAA
- the fmt gene encoding methionyl-tRNA formyltransferase, whose amino-acid sequence MTRIVFMGTPDFAVPPLKALAARPDFEICRVITQPDRPKGRGRKPSPPPVKTAALDLGLTVSQPEKLNTDAMVEELTALAPDYLVVAAYGQILSQRILDIPKKYPVNIHASLLPRYRGAAPIQAAIRNRDNKSGVTTMVMAKELDAGDILLFKETPIHPEDTARDLHDQLTKLGADLILDTIDQINAGRLTPTPQDAENATYAPMLKKEDGQIDWTQSHLDVVAHIHAMTPWPGAFTRLAGRRIKVFTAAPGQDEAPDRPGTVCAVDEQGIHVVAGTGVVIIRELMGKSGKRLSADAFLRGHSLAVSDRFE is encoded by the coding sequence ATGACCCGCATCGTTTTTATGGGGACCCCGGATTTTGCCGTGCCGCCGCTGAAAGCCCTGGCCGCCCGGCCTGATTTTGAGATCTGCCGGGTAATCACTCAGCCGGACCGGCCCAAAGGCCGGGGCAGAAAACCCAGTCCGCCGCCGGTGAAAACCGCGGCTTTGGACCTGGGCCTGACCGTGTCCCAGCCGGAAAAACTCAACACGGATGCCATGGTGGAAGAACTGACGGCCCTGGCACCGGATTATTTGGTGGTGGCTGCCTACGGCCAGATTCTGTCCCAGCGGATTCTGGATATTCCGAAAAAATATCCCGTCAATATTCATGCCTCGCTGCTGCCCCGATACCGGGGGGCCGCGCCCATCCAGGCTGCCATCCGGAACCGGGATAACAAGTCCGGGGTCACCACCATGGTCATGGCCAAAGAACTGGATGCCGGGGATATTCTGCTTTTCAAAGAAACCCCCATCCATCCGGAAGATACGGCCCGGGACCTGCACGACCAGCTGACTAAACTGGGAGCAGATCTGATTCTTGACACCATTGACCAGATCAATGCCGGCCGGTTGACCCCCACACCCCAGGATGCAGAAAACGCCACATATGCGCCCATGCTCAAAAAAGAGGACGGCCAAATCGACTGGACTCAATCCCATCTGGATGTAGTGGCCCATATCCATGCCATGACCCCCTGGCCCGGCGCGTTTACCCGATTGGCAGGCCGGCGCATCAAGGTGTTCACGGCAGCCCCGGGACAAGATGAGGCCCCGGACCGGCCGGGAACCGTGTGCGCCGTCGATGAACAGGGCATTCACGTGGTCGCCGGCACGGGCGTGGTCATCATCCGGGAACTCATGGGCAAATCCGGCAAGCGTTTGTCAGCAGACGCATTTTTGCGGGGCCATTCTTTGGCCGTTTCCGACCGGTTTGAGTGA
- the def gene encoding peptide deformylase codes for MALLKIVTYPEKSLSMPSDKVEIIDDEVKQLIQDMGETMFQESGIGLAAPQVGVNKRILVYDARAQNPDDDGPEQQIIALINPKIIQAAGSQLSENEGCLSVVDFRADVKRYEQVTVQAIDMDGNPIEFEAHGLMAVIMQHEIDHLDGILFIDRISTLKRTMYKKKRMKQLKEETSS; via the coding sequence ATGGCTCTGTTGAAGATCGTTACATATCCTGAAAAATCATTGTCAATGCCCTCGGACAAGGTGGAAATCATCGATGACGAGGTAAAGCAGCTGATTCAGGACATGGGAGAAACCATGTTCCAGGAATCCGGCATCGGTCTGGCCGCCCCCCAGGTGGGGGTCAACAAACGCATCCTGGTATATGATGCCAGGGCACAGAATCCCGATGACGACGGACCGGAACAACAGATCATCGCGTTGATCAATCCGAAAATCATCCAGGCCGCGGGCAGTCAACTGTCGGAAAATGAAGGATGCCTGAGCGTGGTGGATTTCCGGGCCGATGTCAAGCGGTATGAACAGGTGACGGTGCAGGCCATAGACATGGACGGAAACCCAATAGAATTTGAAGCCCATGGCCTGATGGCAGTGATCATGCAGCATGAAATCGATCACCTGGACGGAATTCTGTTCATTGACCGCATCAGTACGCTGAAACGAACCATGTACAAAAAAAAGCGCATGAAACAGCTCAAGGAAGAGACATCATCATGA
- a CDS encoding bifunctional riboflavin kinase/FAD synthetase, whose translation MLLVESLDRISTPFQNAVVTIGNFDGVHKGHQALLKQVISKAKKISGTSVALTFEPHPLRALGIDTPPVITRHDQKMELLDASGIDVVMCLPFDKAFAAIPAQEFIEKILVEKIGMKAIIIGPDYTFGKNRTGNIALLREQGPILGFETIVADWIKDPASRTHRISSTRIRQIVMDGQVEQARQFLGRHYQIRGKVVKGRSRGGSQLGFPTANIKLHDELCPKFGVYAVTVETIHGKFMGVANIGYSPTFDDHIFTIEVHILNFDQDIYGTRIRVNMVARLRDEKKFADIRELSDQIRKDIDTAKEILLKNGSVEDRYIS comes from the coding sequence ATGCTACTTGTTGAATCCCTGGACCGGATCAGCACCCCCTTTCAAAATGCGGTGGTCACCATCGGCAATTTTGACGGTGTTCACAAAGGGCACCAGGCCCTGCTGAAACAGGTCATTTCCAAAGCAAAGAAAATATCAGGCACGTCCGTGGCCCTGACATTCGAACCCCATCCATTGCGCGCTCTGGGCATCGACACCCCGCCGGTCATCACCCGCCATGACCAGAAGATGGAGCTGCTGGATGCATCAGGCATCGATGTGGTGATGTGTCTGCCGTTTGACAAAGCCTTTGCCGCCATCCCGGCCCAAGAGTTTATTGAAAAAATCCTGGTGGAAAAAATCGGCATGAAAGCGATCATCATCGGGCCGGATTATACCTTCGGCAAAAACCGGACCGGCAATATCGCCCTGCTCCGGGAGCAAGGCCCGATCCTGGGGTTTGAAACCATAGTGGCGGACTGGATCAAAGATCCGGCCAGCCGTACTCACCGGATTTCCAGCACCCGGATCCGGCAGATTGTCATGGACGGCCAGGTGGAACAGGCCCGGCAGTTTTTAGGCAGGCACTACCAGATCCGGGGCAAAGTGGTCAAGGGCCGCAGCCGCGGGGGCAGCCAGCTGGGGTTTCCCACGGCCAACATCAAACTGCATGACGAGCTGTGCCCCAAGTTCGGGGTGTATGCAGTGACAGTGGAAACCATCCACGGCAAATTCATGGGTGTGGCCAATATCGGTTACTCCCCCACATTTGATGACCATATTTTTACCATAGAAGTCCATATCCTGAATTTTGATCAGGACATCTACGGCACCCGGATCCGGGTGAACATGGTGGCCCGGCTGCGGGATGAAAAAAAGTTTGCCGACATCCGGGAACTGTCTGACCAGATCCGGAAAGATATTGATACTGCAAAGGAAATATTATTGAAAAATGGCTCTGTTGAAGATCGTTACATATCCTGA
- a CDS encoding DnaJ domain-containing protein — MNNRRNYYRILHVQPDAPLEVIHSSYRTMMKALRVHPDLGGDDFNSALINEAYHVLSSPDRRVRYDAHLAEQLLHSGNTVPENFNEEQKSRMICAFCNTRHKPENSRDKTCMTCGSPIPDTKRITFTARQRQLLRVSKSDPVQYWDGWPQPPKPGQIIDLSPKGACFATREPFVRQNIIKIASPGWHGLLKVIRKQVINDRLQIGGEFIAVKFYLPTGNFLSKTI; from the coding sequence ATGAATAATCGAAGAAATTACTATCGAATCCTGCATGTCCAGCCAGATGCACCGCTCGAAGTGATACACTCCAGCTATCGAACGATGATGAAAGCTTTGCGTGTTCATCCAGACTTAGGGGGTGATGACTTTAATTCCGCTTTAATCAATGAGGCCTATCATGTGCTGTCCTCCCCGGACAGACGGGTCAGATATGATGCACACCTGGCGGAACAGCTCCTGCATTCAGGGAACACCGTGCCTGAAAATTTCAATGAAGAACAAAAAAGCCGGATGATCTGTGCATTCTGCAACACTCGACATAAACCGGAAAACAGTCGTGATAAAACCTGTATGACATGCGGCAGTCCGATTCCTGACACAAAACGTATCACCTTTACCGCCCGGCAGCGGCAGCTCTTGAGAGTCAGCAAATCCGATCCGGTTCAATACTGGGATGGGTGGCCCCAGCCGCCAAAGCCCGGGCAAATCATTGACTTGTCTCCCAAAGGTGCCTGTTTTGCCACCCGGGAACCCTTTGTCCGTCAGAATATCATCAAGATTGCTTCACCCGGATGGCACGGCCTGTTGAAGGTCATCCGCAAGCAGGTTATAAATGATCGCCTTCAAATCGGCGGCGAGTTCATTGCTGTCAAATTTTATCTGCCCACGGGCAATTTTTTATCAAAAACAATTTAA